A genomic region of Jaculus jaculus isolate mJacJac1 chromosome 10, mJacJac1.mat.Y.cur, whole genome shotgun sequence contains the following coding sequences:
- the Fzd1 gene encoding frizzled-1, with product MAEEEAPKKSRAAGGGGASWQLCVEVGRGDAERLRRLRSEPGRGVSRLLLLLWLLEAPWLLGVRAQAAGQGPGPGQPAPPPPQQQQGGQQYNGERGISIPDHGYCQPISIPLCTDIAYNQTIMPNLLGHTNQEDAGLEVHQFYPLVKVQCSAELKFFLCSMYAPVCTVLEQALPPCRSLCERARQGCEALMNKFGFQWPDTLKCEKFPVHGAGELCVGQNTSDKGTPTPSLLPEFWTSNPQHGSGGGYRGGYPGVAGSSERGKFSCPRALKVPSYLNYHFLGEKDCGAPCEPTKVYGLMYFGPEELRFSRTWIGIWSVLCCASTLFTVLTYLVDMRRFSYPERPIIFLSGCYTAVAVAYIAGFLLEDRVVCNDKFAEDGARTVAQGTKKEGCTILFMMLYFFSMASSIWWVILSLTWFLAAGMKWGHEAIEANSQYFHLAAWAVPAIKTITILALGQVDGDVLSGVCFVGLNNVDALRGFVLAPLFVYLFIGTSFLLAGFVSLFRIRTIMKHDGTKTEKLEKLMVRIGVFSVLYTVPATIVIACYFYEQAFRDQWERSWVAQSCKSYAIPCPHLQGGGGAPPHPPMSPDFTVFMIKYLMTLIVGITSGFWIWSGKTLNSWRKFYTRLTNSKQGETTV from the coding sequence ATGGCTGAGGAGGAGGCGCCTAAGAAGTCCCGGgccgcgggcggcggcggcgcgagCTGGCAACTTTGTGTCGAGGTGGGGCGCGGGGACGCGGAGCGCCTCCGCCGCCTCCGAAGTGAGCCCGGGCGCGGGGTGAGccgcctgctgctgctgctgtggctgctAGAGGCTCCGTGGTTGCTGGGGGTGCGGGCGCAGGCGGCAGGACAGGGGCCTGGGCCGGGAcagcccgcgccgccgccgcctcagCAGCAGCAGGGTGGACAGCAGTACAACGGCGAGCGGGGCATCTCCATCCCGGACCACGGCTACTGCCAGCCCATCTCCATCCCGCTGTGCACCGACATCGCCTACAACCAGACCATCATGCCCAACCTGCTGGGCCACACGAACCAGGAGGACGCAGGCCTGGAGGTGCACCAGTTCTACCCCCTGGTGAAGGTGCAGTGTTCGGCCGAGCTCAAGTTCTTCCTGTGCTCCATGTACGCGCCGGTGTGCACCGTGCTGGAGCAGGCGCTGCCGCCCTGCCGCTCCCTGTGCGAGCGCGCGCGCCAGGGCTGCGAGGCACTCATGAACAAGTTCGGCTTCCAGTGGCCCGACACGCTCAAGTGCGAGAAGTTCCCGGTGCACGGCGCGGGAGAGCTGTGCGTGGGTCAGAATACATCCGACAAAGGCACCCCAACGCCGTCGTTGCTGCCGGAGTTCTGGACCAGCAACCCCCAACACGGCAGCGGCGGAGGGTATCGGGGTGGCTACCCGGGGGTCGCCGGCTCTTCCGAGCGTGGCAAGTTCTCCTGCCCGCGCGCCCTCAAGGTGCCCTCCTACCTCAACTACCACTTTCTGGGGGAGAAGGACTGCGGCGCGCCCTGCGAGCCCACCAAAGTGTACGGGCTCATGTATTTTGGGCCGGAGGAGCTGCGCTTCTCGCGCACCTGGATTGGCATCTGGTCGGTCCTGTGCTGCGCCTCTACCCTCTTCACCGTGCTCACCTACCTGGTGGACATGAGGCGCTTCAGCTACCCAGAACGACCCATCATCTTCTTGTCGGGCTGTTACACGGCCGTGGCCGTGGCCTACATCGCCGGCTTCTTGCTGGAGGACCGGGTAGTGTGTAATGACAAGTTCGCCGAGGACGGGGCGCGCACCGTGGCTCAGGGCACCAAGAAGGAGGGCTGCACAATCCTTTTCATGATGCTGTACTTCTTCAGCATGGCCAGCTCCATTTGGTGGGTGATTCTGTCCCTCACCTGGTTCCTAGCAGCTGGCATGAAATGGGGCCACGAAGCCATCGAGGCCAACTCACAGTATTTTCACCTGGCTGCCTGGGCTGTGCCAGCCATCAAGACCATCACTATTCTGGCACTGGGCCAGGTGGACGGTGATGTGCTGAGTGGAGTGTGTTTTGTGGGGCTTAACAACGTGGATGCGCTGCGTGGCTTCGTCCTGGCGCCCCTCTTCGTCTACCTGTTCATTGGCACATCTTTCCTACTTGCGGGCTTCGTGTCGCTCTTCCGCATCCGCACCATCATGAAGCACGATGGCACCAAGACAGAAAAGCTGGAGAAGCTCATGGTGCGCATCGGGGTCTTCAGCGTGCTTTACACTGTGCCGGCCACCATCGTCATCGCCTGCTACTTCTATGAGCAGGCCTTTCGGGACCAGTGGGAACGCAGCTGGGTAGCCCAGAGCTGTAAGAGCTATGCCATCCCCTGCCCTCACCTCCAGGGTGGTGGAGGCGCCCCACCACACCCGCCCATGAGCCCTGACTTTACAGTCTTCATGATCAAGTATCTAATGACGCTGATTGTGGGCATCACGTCGGGCTTCTGGATCTGGTCCGGCAAGACACTGAACTCCTGGAGGAAGTTTTACACGAGGCTAACCAACAGCAAACAGGGGGAGACTACGGTCTGA